Proteins found in one Oryza glaberrima chromosome 4, OglaRS2, whole genome shotgun sequence genomic segment:
- the LOC127771983 gene encoding B3 domain-containing protein Os04g0581400-like: MEFATTSSRFSKEEEEEEEGEQEMEQEQDEEEEEAEASPREIPFMTSAAAAATASSSSPTSVSPSATASAAASTSASGSPFRSSDGAGASGSGGGGGGEDVEVIEKEHMFDKVVTPSDVGKLNRLVIPKQHAEKYFPLDSAANEKGLLLSFEDRTGKLWRFRYSYWNSSQSYVMTKGWSRFVKEKRLDAGDTVSFCRGAAEATRDRLFIDWKRRADVRDPHRFQRLPLPMTSPYGPWGGGAGAFFMPPAPPATLYEHHRFRQGFDFRNINPAVPARQLVFFGSPGTGIHQHPPLPPPPPPPPPPHQLHITVHHPSPVVTAGLPMVVDSVPHVNNPAAASKRVRLFGVNLDNPHPDGGQSSSGHDAGHDANALSLRMPGWQRPAPLRSLELPPHMPAGAAGAESSAASSPSSSSSSKREAHSSLDLDL, translated from the coding sequence ATGGAGTTTGCTACAACGAGTAGTAGGTTTTccaaggaagaggaggaggaggaggaaggggaacaggagatggagcaggagcaggatgaagaggaggaggaggcggaggcctcGCCCCGCGAGATCCCCTTcatgacgtcggcggcggcggcggccaccgcctcaTCGTCCTCCCCGACATCGGTCTCCCCTTCCGCCACCGCTtccgcggcggcgtccacgTCGGCGTCGGGCTCTCCCTTCCGGTCGagcgacggcgcgggagcgtcggggagtggcggcggcggtggcggcgaggacgtGGAGGTGATCGAGAAGGAGCACATGTTCGACAAGGTGGTGACGCCGAGCGACGTGGGGAAGCTGAACCGGCTGGTGATCCCGAAGCAGCACGCCGAGAAGTACTTCCCGCTGGACTCGGCGGCGAACGAGAAGGGCCTTCTCCTCAGCTTCGAGGACCGAACCGGCAAGCTATGGCGCTTCCGCTACTCCTACTGGAACAGCAGCCAGAGCTACGTCATGACCAAGGGTTGGAGCCGCTTCGTCAAGGAGAAGCGCCTCGACGCCGGGGACACCGTCTCCTTctgccgcggcgccgccgaggccacCCGCGACCGCCTCTTCATCGACTGGAAGCGCCGCGCCGACGTCCGCGACCCGCACCGCTTCCAGCGCCTACCGCTCCCCATGACCTCGCCCTACGGCccgtggggcggcggcgcgggcgccttCTTCatgccgcccgcgccgcccgccacgctCTACGAGCATCACCGCTTTCGCCAGGGCTTCGACTTCCGCAACATCAACCCCGCTGTGCCGGCGAGGCAGCTCGTCTTCTTCGGCTCCCCGGGGACGGGGATTCATCAGCACCCGcccttgccaccgccgccgccgccacctccgcctcctcacCAACTCCACATTACGGTGCACCACCCGAGCCCCGTagtcaccgccggcctgcccaTGGTTGTCGACTCGGTGCCGCACGTCAACAACCCAGCGGCGGCATCGAAGCGCGTCCGGCTGTTCGGAGTCAACCTCGATAACCCACATCCGGACGGCGGCCAGTCGTCGAGCGGCCACGACGCCGGCCACGACGCCAATGCATTGTCGCTACGGATGCCCGGGTGGCAAAGGCCTGCACCATTGAGGTCGCTGGAATTGCCTCCACACATGCCGGCTGGTGCAGCTGGAGCGGAGTCCtctgccgcgtcgtcgccgtcgtcatcgtcgtcatccaAGAGAGAGGCGCACTCCTCGTTGGATCTCGATCTGTGA